The Prochlorococcus marinus str. MIT 1214 sequence CGAATTACTTTTAGGTGATGTGCTCACAATAAAAATTGAATTTAGATACTAATTCTGCCTATAAGAAGGAAGATCTACCAGTGGTCAAAGCTATGAATGGCACCATGTATTAAAAAGGGGAAAACTTGCAAGTCACTTTTCTTGGAACAAGCTCGGGAGTTCCAACTCTAACGAGAAACGTATCAGCGATGGTACTAAAGCCTCCACAAAGATCAGATTTGTGGCTGTTCGATTGTGGCGAAGGTACTCAACATCAGTTCATCAGAAGCAATCTAAAGTTATCTCAAATAAAAAAAATATTCATCACCCACATGCATGGCGATCATGTGTATGGGCTGCCAGGACTTCTAGCGAGTATTGGGTTAGCTGGAAGCAGCTCTGGTATTGAGCTTTATGGACCAGCGCCTCTAAAAAGTTTTATTGATGCTTGCTTATACAACAGTTCAAGTAGATTGGCTTACTCTCTAAAATTCCATAAAGTTGAAAATGCTGCTATTAAAAAAGAAATTTTATTTGAAGATTCCAATTTAGAAGTAAAAGCTGCTCCACTAAAGCATCGAATCCCATCTTTTGCCTACAGAGTGAGTCAGAAATCCAGACCAGGCAGATTCGACATAGACAAAGCAAAATCACAAGATATACCTCCTGGCCCTGTATATGCCGCACTCCAAAGAGGAGAGGAAGTGCGTTTAGATGATGGACGAACTTTCTCTGGGAAAGAATTCTGCGGACCTACTAGGCCTGGGGTAAGCATGGTTTATTGCACAGATACTGTTTATACAGAATCCGCAATTGAAATTTCTAGAGAAGCCGATCTATTAATTCATGAAGCTACATATGCATATAAAGAGACCGAGATGGCTTATCAGCGAGGTCATTCAACTGCCACAATGGCGGCTGAAATTGCTGCAAAAGCAAACGTAAATCAATTAATTTTG is a genomic window containing:
- the rnz gene encoding ribonuclease Z, which gives rise to MQVTFLGTSSGVPTLTRNVSAMVLKPPQRSDLWLFDCGEGTQHQFIRSNLKLSQIKKIFITHMHGDHVYGLPGLLASIGLAGSSSGIELYGPAPLKSFIDACLYNSSSRLAYSLKFHKVENAAIKKEILFEDSNLEVKAAPLKHRIPSFAYRVSQKSRPGRFDIDKAKSQDIPPGPVYAALQRGEEVRLDDGRTFSGKEFCGPTRPGVSMVYCTDTVYTESAIEISREADLLIHEATYAYKETEMAYQRGHSTATMAAEIAAKANVNQLILTHLSPRYTPGNETTPNDLLNEAKAIFPNTQLAKDFLQIDIKKRCNSS